In one Phycisphaerae bacterium genomic region, the following are encoded:
- the lepB gene encoding signal peptidase I yields the protein MSVKKQPNDGGFSVLRLANYIAEFAVMPVIFALVFTTFIARTYGIPTGSMGPTLLGYNREHRCRDCGYRFVYGVEDASPEPGIQLRLPKQLVCPNCRFAEPPDPRLLRKSPRVRGGDYLVANKLGYELAAVAPVLQGHLGPQRWEVVIIKDPSDASINYIKRLVGLPGEKIEIIDGDLFVNDRIPEKTADAQQSLWFLVNDIDHQPRGLPRRASLAAPRWQAADDAAAKIWTTSGRVLRFDAADADSPAAIRFAGPVQDFYAYDDADTQNGNLHTVSDLKMEFVLVPGRVNPQGRVSLTLSKRDDVFTAVITADGAVSLERRSRQAMEQGQGQPQRLAEAKIDPLTTDEPRVIGFENVDHRVRLFVDGRTVLTTTPQQYQADPQAIKKAGREPAAPIVNVSVAGLDGQIRHMKLFRDVYYQYAQFHPSMIGVDRALVNKPGHGVAGNPIHLQDDEYFVLGDNSPRSKDSRLWTSLGPHLQPPYDTGRHTLGAVPADQMIGRAIFVFWPAPGRLFGSLPAIVPNVGDMRLVR from the coding sequence ATGAGCGTCAAGAAGCAACCGAACGACGGCGGTTTCTCCGTGTTGAGGCTGGCCAACTACATAGCCGAGTTCGCGGTCATGCCGGTTATCTTCGCCCTGGTGTTCACCACCTTCATCGCCCGGACCTACGGCATTCCCACCGGCTCGATGGGCCCGACCCTGCTGGGCTACAACCGCGAGCATCGCTGCCGCGACTGCGGCTACCGCTTTGTCTATGGCGTGGAGGACGCCTCGCCGGAGCCGGGCATTCAGCTTCGGCTGCCCAAACAACTGGTCTGCCCCAACTGCCGGTTCGCCGAACCTCCCGACCCGCGCCTGCTTCGCAAGAGTCCGCGAGTCCGCGGCGGCGACTACCTGGTCGCCAACAAACTCGGTTACGAACTGGCCGCCGTCGCTCCCGTCCTGCAGGGCCATCTGGGCCCGCAACGCTGGGAAGTGGTGATTATCAAGGATCCCTCCGACGCCTCCATCAACTACATCAAGCGTCTGGTGGGCCTGCCCGGCGAGAAGATTGAGATCATCGACGGCGACCTGTTCGTCAACGACCGCATTCCCGAAAAGACCGCGGACGCCCAGCAGTCGCTCTGGTTCCTGGTCAACGACATCGACCACCAGCCGCGGGGACTGCCGCGACGGGCTTCGCTGGCTGCGCCCCGCTGGCAGGCTGCGGACGACGCCGCGGCGAAGATATGGACCACCTCCGGCCGCGTCCTTCGCTTTGACGCCGCCGACGCCGATTCGCCGGCCGCCATCCGCTTTGCCGGTCCGGTCCAGGACTTCTACGCCTACGACGACGCGGACACCCAGAACGGCAATCTCCACACCGTCTCGGACCTGAAGATGGAGTTCGTGCTGGTTCCGGGCCGGGTGAACCCGCAGGGACGGGTGAGCCTGACTCTCAGCAAACGCGACGACGTCTTTACCGCCGTCATCACAGCCGACGGTGCGGTGTCGCTCGAGCGGCGCTCGCGCCAGGCGATGGAGCAGGGCCAGGGCCAGCCGCAACGGCTCGCCGAAGCGAAGATCGACCCGTTGACCACCGACGAACCGCGGGTGATCGGTTTCGAGAACGTGGACCACCGGGTGCGCCTGTTCGTCGACGGCCGAACCGTTCTGACCACCACACCGCAGCAGTATCAGGCCGACCCGCAGGCGATCAAGAAGGCTGGACGGGAACCCGCTGCGCCGATCGTCAATGTCTCCGTAGCCGGCCTCGACGGACAGATACGCCACATGAAGCTGTTCCGCGACGTCTACTACCAGTACGCCCAGTTTCACCCCAGTATGATCGGAGTGGACCGCGCCCTGGTCAACAAGCCGGGCCACGGCGTCGCCGGCAATCCGATCCACCTCCAGGACGATGAGTATTTCGTCCTCGGCGACAACAGCCCGCGCAGCAAGGACTCGCGGCTCTGGACGTCACTCGGCCCGCACCTCCAGCCGCCGTATGACACCGGCCGCCACACCCTTGGCGCGGTGCCCGCCGACCAGATGATCGGGCGGGCGATCTTCGTATTCTGGCCCGCGCCGGGACGGCTCTTCGGTTCGCTGCCGGCCATTGTGCCCAACGTCGGCGACATGCGTCTGGTGCGTTGA
- the lepB gene encoding signal peptidase I: protein MSTNGRQTPEGLDAMAAPARQAIEHLVVALILAFVFRAFVVEAYRIPTGSMAPTLYGAHRHRVCSNCGYHYAYEVAYREGRSGVEPVCPKITRCPNCEWEEEAAPLAVSGRYVIDSGDRILVMKLGYELAAMAPSLGDLLGPRRWDVVVFKNPSDPTVNYIKRLIGLPNETLEIIDGDIYIDGQIARKPDHAQKCTWFLVSDRDYLPTIRGSGRFDAIATWAPRGPGGEHWDTSGRVLVFKGAAADASGTIGFSGPITDYYAYDDPREQDETAVNVSDLRLATMVVVREGDGAVTLSLSKRDELYEARIETCGMVTLWRTELDGGKGPEILAAGQIPPIRPKVPVRIAFENVDYRVRLMIDGREVLRTTDDQYHPDPRALRFAPPDQRRPRVAIAAQGIDAQFWHTTLHRDIYYEKVHITENAADNPFEGELGHGVAGNPIHLGSDAYYVLGDNSPKSKDSRLWWEIGPHLAECDRRGDYQAGTVPRDQMVGKALFVYWPAGHRILGSGPAIIPNFGDMRFIR, encoded by the coding sequence ATGAGCACGAACGGCAGACAGACGCCGGAGGGGCTGGACGCGATGGCGGCCCCCGCCCGACAGGCCATCGAGCACCTGGTGGTCGCTCTGATCCTGGCCTTCGTCTTTCGCGCCTTCGTCGTCGAGGCCTACCGCATTCCCACCGGCTCCATGGCGCCCACCCTCTACGGAGCCCATCGCCATCGGGTCTGCTCCAACTGCGGCTACCACTACGCCTATGAGGTCGCGTACCGCGAGGGGCGCAGTGGGGTCGAGCCGGTCTGCCCGAAGATCACCCGCTGTCCCAACTGCGAATGGGAGGAAGAAGCCGCCCCGCTGGCCGTCTCCGGCCGGTACGTCATCGACAGCGGCGACCGGATCCTGGTGATGAAACTGGGTTACGAGCTGGCTGCCATGGCGCCCTCGCTGGGCGACTTGCTGGGCCCTCGCCGCTGGGACGTGGTCGTCTTCAAGAACCCTTCCGATCCCACCGTCAACTACATCAAACGTCTGATCGGCCTGCCCAACGAGACGTTGGAGATCATCGACGGCGACATTTACATCGACGGTCAAATCGCACGCAAGCCCGACCACGCTCAGAAGTGCACGTGGTTCCTGGTCTCCGACCGCGACTACCTGCCCACGATCCGCGGCTCCGGCCGGTTCGATGCCATCGCCACCTGGGCGCCGCGAGGTCCGGGCGGCGAGCACTGGGACACCTCCGGACGCGTGCTGGTCTTCAAGGGCGCCGCAGCGGACGCCTCGGGAACGATTGGCTTTTCCGGCCCGATCACCGACTACTACGCCTACGACGATCCGCGCGAACAGGACGAGACCGCCGTGAACGTCTCGGACCTGCGGCTGGCCACCATGGTGGTGGTCCGCGAGGGCGACGGGGCGGTCACCCTGTCGCTCAGCAAGCGGGACGAGCTCTATGAAGCCAGGATCGAAACGTGCGGCATGGTCACGCTGTGGCGGACTGAACTGGACGGTGGAAAGGGGCCGGAGATCCTGGCCGCTGGCCAGATCCCTCCGATCCGGCCCAAGGTTCCCGTCCGCATCGCCTTCGAGAACGTGGACTATCGCGTCCGTCTGATGATCGACGGCCGCGAAGTCCTCCGAACCACCGACGACCAATACCACCCCGATCCGCGGGCCCTGCGGTTCGCCCCGCCGGACCAGCGCCGTCCCCGGGTGGCCATCGCCGCCCAGGGGATCGACGCCCAGTTCTGGCACACCACGCTGCACCGCGACATCTACTACGAGAAGGTACACATCACCGAAAACGCCGCGGACAACCCCTTCGAGGGCGAACTCGGCCACGGCGTGGCGGGCAACCCGATCCATCTGGGCTCCGATGCCTACTACGTCCTGGGCGATAACAGCCCCAAGAGCAAGGACTCCCGCCTCTGGTGGGAGATCGGCCCACACCTGGCCGAGTGCGACCGGCGAGGCGACTACCAAGCCGGAACCGTTCCCCGCGACCAGATGGTGGGCAAGGCGCTCTTTGTCTACTGGCCCGCGGGCCATCGTATCCTCGGCTCGGGGCCCGCGATCATCCCCAATTTCGGCGACATGCGCTTTATTCGTTGA